One Sphingomonas kaistensis genomic window, CTGCGCATCCTCGCCGCGATACAGCATGCCCAGTTCGGGCGTGCCCGCGACCTCTTCGGCAAAGCGCACGCAGCGGGTGCACTGGATGCAGCGGGTCATCGCGGTCTTGATGACCGGACCCATATATTTGTCGTCGACCGAGCGCTTGTTCTCGTTGAAGCGGCTGGACGAGCGGCCATAGGCCATCGCCTGGTCCTGCAGATCGCATTCGCCGCCCTGATCGCAGATAGGGCAATCGAGCGGGTGATTGATGAGGAGGAACTCCATCACCCCTTCGCGCGCCTTCTTGACCATCGCCGTGTCGGTGCGGATCGTCTGGCCGTCAGCAGCCGGAAGCGCGCAGCTCGCCTGCGGCTTGGGAGGGCCGGGCGCGACTTCGACTAGGCACATGCGGCAATTGCCCGCGATGCTCAGCCGCTCGTGGTAGCAGAAGCGCGGGATCTCCTTGCCGGCAAGCTCGCATGCCTGCAGCACGGTCGCCCCTGCGGGGACCTCGATCTCTTCGCCGTCGACGGTAACCTTGGGCATTATTCGGCAGCCTCGAGCATCGCCCCGCCGTTGCGCTCCGTCATGCGGCGCTCAAGCTCGGGGCGGAAATGTTTGATCAGGCCCTGGATCGGCCACGCCGCCGCGTCGCCGAGCGCGCAGATGGTGTGGCCTTCGACCTGCTTGGTAACGTCGTAGAGCTTGTCGATCAGCTCGGGGCTGCCGTCGCCTTCACGCAGCCGCTCCATGATCCGCCACATCCAACCGGTGCCTTCGCGGCACGGGGTGCACTGGCCGCAGCTCTCATGCTTGTAGAAATAGCTGATGCGGCTGATCGCGCGGACGATGTCGGTCGACTTGTCCATGACGATGACCGCTGCGGTGCCAAGTCCGGAGCCGACCGCCTTCAGGCCATCGAAGTCCATTGGCGCGTCTATGATCTCGGCCGCCGGCACCAGCGGTACCGAGCTTCCACCCGGGATCACCGCGAGCAGATTGTCCCACCCGCCATGGATACCGCCGCAATGGCGATCGATCAGCTCGCGGAAGGAGATGCTCATGCTCTCCTCGACTACCGCCGGCTTGTTCACATGGCCGCTGATCTGGAAGAGCTTGGTGCCCTCGTTCTTCTCGCGCCCGAAGCCGGCGAACCAGCTGGCGCCGCGGCGCAAAATGGTCGGGACCACCGCGATCGATTCGACGTTGTTGACCGTGGTCGGGCAGCCGTAGAGCCCCGCACCGGCCGGGAACGGCGGCTTGAGACGCGGACGGCCCATCTTGCCTTCGAGGCTTTCCAGCATCGCGGTCTCTTCGCCGCAGATGTAGGCGCCGGCACCGCGATGGCAGAAGATGTCGAAGTCGTAGCCCGACCCGGCTGCATTCTTGCCGACCAGACCCGCAGCATAGGCCTCGGCGATGGCCTTCTCGAGCGCCTGCGCCTCACGGATGTATTCGCCGCGGATGTAGATGTAGCAGGCCCGCGCACGCATCGCGAAGCTGGCGATCAACGCGCCTTCGATCAGCTTGTGCGGATCGTGACGGATGATCTCGCGGTCCTTGCACGACCCGGGCTCGGATTCGTCGGCATTGATCACCAGGAAGTTGGGTTTGCCGGGCTTGGGCTCCTTGGGCATGAAGCTCCACTTCATGCCGGTCGGGAAGCCCGCCCCGCCGCGCCCGCGCAGGCCCGACGCCTTGACCGCGTCGATGATCGCGTCGGGGCCGACGGCCATCAGCGCCTTGGTATTGTCCCAGTCGCCGCGCGCCTGCGACGCCTTCAGATCGGGCGACTGAAAGCCGTAGACGTTGGTGAAGATGCGGTCCTTGTCGGACAGCGGTCCTGTGTAGCCCATCTTAGAGCGAGCCCTGGCTGAGGAAGTAGATGACCGCGATCACGATTGCCGCAAGCACGGCAAGCTTGACCACGCCCTTGATGAACTTGAGCGCGAGAAAGGCGGCGATGACGCCGACGATGATCAGGATGACCGAGCCTTCCACTCAGGCGCCCTCGCCCGCTTCCGCCCACATCGGGCGATAGTCGTAATTGCGCTCGGTCATCTTCTTGAGGCTGGTCGGGCCGCCCTCGGGGCAGCTGGTCTGCCGCCCGATCTGAGAGCCCGCTTTGACCGGCTTGCCGGCCGTCAGCGCGTCGAGCACCCTGGTCATGCTCTCTTCGGTCAGATCCTCGAAATTGTCGTCGTTGATCTGGACCATCGGTGCGTTGGCGCAGGCGCCCAGGCACTCGACCTCGGTCAGGGTGAACAGGCCATCGGGCGAGGTCCCGCCCTTCTTCATGCCTTTGGCATAGCAAGCCTTGAGCACGTCGTCGGACCCGCGCAGCATGCACGGCGTGGTGCCGCACACCTGGACGTGGAATTTGCCCACCGGCACCAGATTGAACATGGTGTAGAAGCTGGCGACCTCCATCGCGCGGATTGGGGGAAGCCCACATTCTGCAGCGACGAATTCGATCACCGGGATCGGCAGCCAGCCTTGCGTGCCGGTCTCGGCGCCGACCTGCCGCTGGGCAAGATCGAGCAAGGGGATCACGGCCGAGGCCTTGCGGCCTTCCGGATATTTGGCAAGCGCACGCGCAGCCTCGGGCGCATGCGCCTTGTCCCACGCGAAAGCGCTCCAGCGCTCGCGCAGTTCGGGGACATCGGGGGCGAAATGACGCTCGGCCATTAGCGGTCACACTCCCCGAACACGATGTCCATCGCGCCGAGCACGGCAGTCGTATCGGCCAGCATGTGACCCTTCATCATGAAGTCCATCGCCTGCAGGTGGCTGAACGCAGTCGGCCTGATCTTGCAGCGGTAAGGTTTGTTGGTGCCGTCGGCGACCAGATAGACGCCGAACTCGCCCTTGGGGCTTTCGGTCGCGACATACACTTCGCCCGCCGGCACGTGATAGCCTTCGGTGTAAAGCTTGAAGTGGTGGATGAGCGCCTCCATCGAGGTCTTCATCTCTGCCCGCTTGGGCGGGAACACCTTGCGGTCGCTCGACCCGATCTCGCCCTTGGGCATCTCGTTCAGGCACTGGCGGATGATGCGCCAGCTCTGACGAACCTCTTCGACCCGGACCATGAAGCGGTCGTAGCAGTCGCCGCGGGTCCCGACCGGCACGTCGAACTCCATCCGGTCGTAGACCTCGTACGGCTGCGACTTGCGGATATCCCACGGCATGCCCGAGCCGCGGATCATCGGACCCGAGAAGC contains:
- the nuoF gene encoding NADH-quinone oxidoreductase subunit NuoF, with the translated sequence MGYTGPLSDKDRIFTNVYGFQSPDLKASQARGDWDNTKALMAVGPDAIIDAVKASGLRGRGGAGFPTGMKWSFMPKEPKPGKPNFLVINADESEPGSCKDREIIRHDPHKLIEGALIASFAMRARACYIYIRGEYIREAQALEKAIAEAYAAGLVGKNAAGSGYDFDIFCHRGAGAYICGEETAMLESLEGKMGRPRLKPPFPAGAGLYGCPTTVNNVESIAVVPTILRRGASWFAGFGREKNEGTKLFQISGHVNKPAVVEESMSISFRELIDRHCGGIHGGWDNLLAVIPGGSSVPLVPAAEIIDAPMDFDGLKAVGSGLGTAAVIVMDKSTDIVRAISRISYFYKHESCGQCTPCREGTGWMWRIMERLREGDGSPELIDKLYDVTKQVEGHTICALGDAAAWPIQGLIKHFRPELERRMTERNGGAMLEAAE
- a CDS encoding NAD(P)H-dependent oxidoreductase subunit E, which produces MAERHFAPDVPELRERWSAFAWDKAHAPEAARALAKYPEGRKASAVIPLLDLAQRQVGAETGTQGWLPIPVIEFVAAECGLPPIRAMEVASFYTMFNLVPVGKFHVQVCGTTPCMLRGSDDVLKACYAKGMKKGGTSPDGLFTLTEVECLGACANAPMVQINDDNFEDLTEESMTRVLDALTAGKPVKAGSQIGRQTSCPEGGPTSLKKMTERNYDYRPMWAEAGEGA